A genomic region of Metopolophium dirhodum isolate CAU chromosome 1, ASM1992520v1, whole genome shotgun sequence contains the following coding sequences:
- the LOC132934007 gene encoding LOW QUALITY PROTEIN: uncharacterized protein LOC132934007 (The sequence of the model RefSeq protein was modified relative to this genomic sequence to represent the inferred CDS: deleted 1 base in 1 codon): MATEYRQRPGMGDHFDDEDLVMSSAQQRRNWRGILIALMVIVAVLAMIVTSVVLLTPPQPEELSDSYSDLENGDRAGSDYYYNQRANDELWWRHRGMRTLRLSDILSDSANIKLFNGTWISGTEIFYVTGTGNLAIMEIMADGITQTTHHIMSKKTLQKLKGPLVSFELSPDRNHVLIGHHAKKLFRYSKTARYTVYTVSTRQMTPITLEDHRNHRNVTTSADLQPYFLHAQWHKFSTATEKNVESMALIVVYRYDVYYVPWSLELIATPGTNIGKNNVTIDSQTSNVTNSSYTPLSTPSLNDKQDNSGDNNTSNKLTWNPWPYGPVRRITTSGSGGLGTAAGIVSNGVADYLYEMEILKRSPAIWPSSGRYLMYATFDDRRVGEYKYSVYTKGGRQHNNVDDGDTEKHSRQRKPKRRRRRLRRNSKPEEAPGITEDDSTSEYYLYPHIRTLKYPKANTPNPAVTLSVIVNLDQLENKQIQPKIRTLTPPPIFQYTDDYYFTAVQWVNDGGVGSGGGSLEIDDDKSGASAAEVCVVWLNRAQNTSVTTLCKSPMWMCQETQVINAVGAVGGGSGIRGGQGSETFNSDRASRRYRRNGGGSQKTPHEAVHGMKNHSINASSSNKEDHRRRRQPHQHGQHKHGGQHQHNGHHSRRRRDGYVNSGSYEVPRGRYGGWVDATVGGAGGGVPSTGGGVSDGGYRLISATTWWSGGPNINDGGENFVGDDGYAGIAGFGSTGTGAVYAMAALVRKGWETGDKELTPRAPVFAMDGQGYVSIAPVRDDEHDDNEEQDSEGGVRLRRPTVKQSSRDRNGKSRSQSSIGKYYAQVVAVNITKKLLAPLTFGEFDDDNDNDGNKEDKKKSKVVTKSWTVVRILAWDQRTDMIYFLAVPSGRGAPHHRHLYAVKFTPAASSTTVNTDAGYRMGHHHQQQFRKTYRHSNRSRPVCLSCDIGFTGNIRRRERREFGGKQNRMDEARDGRLRQQQRERWENLKEEEEDNEEEAATAEEAERRQQRNRRQQQREMQNRGMLRHCTYFDAQFSRDGSHYALVCLGPSVPYVTLHRTILDDIDNAEDNSDGSGSSDEPDSVPLTTQKMPKDSSYSFELIALIENNTRLQDKYTNRVLLPGTRTFQLRLSGGRKLTTSGGLHFNDPLAAADYYSNGGDHQQHFSTKKRPDSDPLTVAQVRLYLPLGVYDPEADPRPEFMSNHIRNSGNSEKVDITNAEVTTKTSDSSSTKHSHRRRRRSSSSASPAHNSNDDSGDGSKRQRRPRKKQRQHRLKKLYPMLVVVNSDPGSQAITDRFTDRLGYTTGLLCSGSLGRTLPSASGRSSAGSRYSGNEWDRQRPRGRRDRRSPATRYYSSGHSDDYDDDSYDYDQNNDDDTNNNEYVVAVIDTGRGTWARGYESLLALNYGDGNDGYGDDSGEDDVGPGGLLGTADLRDQLEAVEYLLSSSTATSDGFKDSGQGYYSEDRPRGSSSRDRSRWFSPTSQSNRRYYSDDDDYYDDDEEYDDSTDKNDNEDYYYYYYSNDGDNGDYGDDNRGDNFYRDNDGKRSRRDRRSASDTKANTEALRLPYVDASKVALLGGGPTSPSTPPSVYGGYAAARMALWQTIYGGAPIEKKSDESGDKGNRKEPVAIRSSFKCAVTMAPVCSWRLYASAFAERYYGYYGENDRDNWMSYDRSDLIPLTPSLNESSLSPSSTGKGINLLVMHGTADTTIHPQNSMMLVRGVMQQQQQQFVPTGLVNSVGRRNNNSTASGVRFAGGFPTRVGAIRISQLVMPDADLSNSRMATDIENGYPIDNHHQLLHSIFGHITQYLASECFTSVGDGNRGRGIRTRNRRLRKRRRRRWRTSNRDQEKTEDQQQQQRGEEHQQHQQNQRSDKSNSDTSNGSGGGGDRSSGGRYRRHDIDSNQPNSESSIKNDMVEVKIKVNGAYSDNKIKNTSWLNSYMGNFTIPNNSNNRSNNVSKRRERDDDDEAEVNEEDDEGEESDDEYYDAEENGEEERDGEDGDNDDDEYP, translated from the exons ATGGCGACCGAATACCGACAACGTCCCGGCATGGGCGACCATTTCGACGACGAG gatcTTGTGATGAGTTCAGCCCAACAACGACGAAACTGGCGTGGGATACTCATCGCTCTGATGGTCATCGTCGCGGTTTTAGCTATGATAGTAACGTCTGTAGTCTTATTGACTCCGCCACAACCAGAAGAACTGTCGGACTCGTACTCGGACTTGGAGAACGGTGACAGAGCTGGTTCGGACTACTATTACAATCAACGGGCAAACGATGAACTTTGGTGGCGTCACCGAGGTATGAGGACATTACGTTTATCAGATATACTGTCAGATTcagcaaatataaaattattcaacggAACGTGGATTTCTGGTACCGAGATATTTTATGTAACCGGCACTGGTAACTTGGCCATTATGGAGATTATGGCAGACGGTATTACGCAGACTACTCACCACATAATGTCCAAAAAAACAttacag aaattaaaagGTCCGCTCGTTTCATTTGAACTATCACCTGATCGCAATCACGTGCTCATAGGTCATCAcgcaaaaaaa TTGTTCAGGTATTCGAAAACGGCTCGTTATACGGTTTATACTGTGTCAACCAG GCAAATGACCCCTATAACGTTGGAAGATCATCGAAATCACCGAAACGTAACTACTTCTGCTGATCTACAGCCATATTTTCTGCACGCTCAGTGGCACAAGTTTTCAACTGCGACTGAGAAAAACGTCGAGTCTATGGCGTTGATCGTCGTGTATCGGTACGATGTGTACTACGTGCCATGGTCGCTGGAATTGATAGCTACCCCGGGTACCAACATTGGAAAAAATAACGTCACAATAGATTCACAGACGTCAAACGTCACCAACTCCTCGTATACTCCTCTTTCCACCCCATCACTAAACGATAAACAAGACAATAGTGGAGACAACAACACGTCTAATAAATTGACATGGAACCCATGGCCTTACGGCCCAGTTCGCCGAATCACCACGTCTGGGTCCGGTGGATTGGGTACTGCTGCCGGAATTGTGAGCAACGGAGTAGCTGATTATCTATATGAAA TGGAGATATTGAAGAGGTCCCCAGCCATATGGCCATCATCCGGGCGGTATCTGATGTACGCAACGTTTGATGATCGACGGGTGGGAGAATACAAGTATTCAGTTTACACGAAGGGTGGACGGCAACATAACAACGTCGATGACGGTGATACTGAAAAACATTCTAGGCAGCGAAAACCAAAACGACGCAGGAGGCGTTTAAGGCGAAATTCAAAACCTGAGGAAGCACCAGGTATAACGGAAGACGACAGCACATCTGAGTATTATTTATACCCCCATATACGTACTCTTAAATATCCAAAG GCTAACACGCCGAATCCCGCCGTCACTTTATCGGTGATCGTAAATCTCGATCAACTAGAAAATAAGCAAATACAACCAAAAATACGCACCTTGACACCACCACCAATCTTCCAATATACTGA CGATTACTATTTCACGGCAGTTCAATGGGTAAACGACGGAGGTGTCGGCAGTGGAGGTGGAAGTCTCGAGATCGACGATGACAAATCGGGTGCTTCGGCAGCCGAGGTATGCGTGGTCTGGCTGAACCGGGCACAAAACACAAGCGTGACGACGCTCTGCAAATCACCCATGTGGATGTGTCAGGAG ACCCAAGTGATTAACGCAGTAGGAGCTGTTGGCGGTGGCAGTGGCATAAGAGGCGGACAAGGAAGTGAGACTTTCAACAGTGATCGCGCTAGTCGTCGGTACAGACGTAATGGTGGTGGGTCACAGAAAACTCCACATGAAGCAGTCCATGGAATGAAAAACCACAGTATTAACGCTTCTTCGTCAAACAAAGAAGACCACCGCCGTCGCCGTCAGCCGCACCAGCATGGGCAACATAAGCATGGTGGTCAACATCAGCATAACGGCCACCACAGCCGTCGGCGACGAGACGGATACGTTAACTCTGGTAGCTACGAAGTTCCGAGAGGGCGATATGGTGGTTGGGTGGATGCCACTGTCGGCGGGGCCGGTGGTGGAGTTCCGTCGACCGGAGGTGGTGTCAGCGATGGCGGCTACCGTTTGATCTCGGCTACCACTTGGTGGTCAGGTGGACCCAATATCAACGATGGGGGAGAAAACTTCGTAGGCGATGACGGATACGCGGGCATAGCTGGTTTCGGTAGCACTGGGACTGGTGCTGTGTATGCCATGGCCGCTTTGGTTCGCAAGGGATGGGAAACGGGTGACAAGGAACTGACACCGCGAGCGCCGGTATTCGCAATGGATGGTCAGGGATACGTTAGCATAGCACCGGTACGCGATGACGAGCACGACGATAACGAAGAGCAAGACAGCGAAGGAGGGGTACGTCTTCGACGACCGACCGTAAAACAGTCATCACGCGACCGAAATGGCAAAAGCAGGTCACAGTCGTCAATTGGAAAGTATTATGCACAAGTTGTAGCTGTAAACATAACGAAGAAACTTTTAGCACCACTAACATTTGGTGAATTTGACGATGACAACGACAACGATGGCAACAaagaagacaaaaaaaaaagcaaagtTGTCACTAAAAGTTGGACGGTAGTCAGGATTTTGGCTTGGGACCAACGTACTGATATGAT TTACTTTCTTGCCGTACCATCTGGTCGTGGTGCGCCACACCACCGTCATTTGTATGCAGTCAAGTTTACGCCTGCAGCATCTTCAACTACAGTAAATACTGATGCCGGTTACCGAATGGGGCACCATCATCAACAACAGTTCCGTAAAACTTACCGTCATAGCAACCGTAGCAGGCCAGTGTGTCTAAGCTGCGATATAGGGTTTACCGGCAACATAAGACGTCGCGAACGTCGTGAATTTGGTGGAAAACAGAACCGAATGGATGAGGCGCGAGATGGTCGGTTGAGGCAGCAACAGCGGGAACGATGGGAAAAtctaaaagaagaagaagaagacaATGAAGAGGAGGCTGCCACCGCGGAAG AAGCAGAACGCCGTCAGCAGCGAAATCGTCGACAGCAGCAACGAGAAATGCAGAATCGTGGTATGTTGAGACACTGCACATATTTCGATGCCCAGTTCTCACGGGATGGTAGTCATTATGCGTTAGTGTGTCTGGGCCCTTCAGTTCCATATGTTACATTGCATAGAACCATATTAGATGATATTGACAATGCTGAAGACAACAGTGATGGTAGTGGCAGTAGTGATGAACCAGACAGCGTTCCACTAACTACACAGAAAATGCCTAAAGATTCGTCCTACTCCTTTGAGTTGATTGCTCTTATAGAAAATAACACTCGTCTACAG GACAAGTACACGAATCGAGTTTTGCTACCAGGTACCAGAACTTTTCAATTAAGACTTTCCGGCGGTCGTAAACTGACCACTTCAGGGGGCTTACATTTTAATGATCCACTTGCAGCCGCTGATTATTATAGTAATGGTGGCGACCATCAGCAACACTTTTCGACTAAAAAACGTCCGGATTCAGATCCTTTGACCGTGGCACAGGTCCGATTGTATCTACCATTAGGCGTTTACGATCCTGAGGCTGATCCTCGCCCAGAATTCATGTCAAACCATATCAGAAATTCTGGAAACTCTGAAAAAGTCGATATTACTAATGCCGAAGTAACCACTAAAACCAGTGACAGCTCTTCGACTAAGCACAGCCATCGGCGTCGACGACGGTCGTCATCGTCTGCATCTCCCGCACATAATAGCAATGATGACAGTGGCGATGGATCAAAACGACAACGACGTCCACGA AAAAAACAACGTCAGCATCGTTTGAAAAAGTTGTATCCTATGCTTGTGGTAGTTAACTCAGACCCAGGGTCACAGGCTATCACTGATCGATTTACTGATCGATTAGGCTATACTACAGGATTACTATGCTCAGGTTCATTAGGTAGAACGCTACCGAGTGCTAGTGGTAGAAGTTCAGCAGGGTCAAGATACAGTGGGAATGAATGGGATCGTCAGCGGCCGAGAGGTCGTCGGGATCGTCGGTCTCCAGCGACTAGATATTATTCCTCTGGACATTCAGACGACTACGATGACGACTCTTACGACTATGATCAAAATAATGACGACGATACCAATAATAATGAGTACGTGGTGGCCGTGATAGATACAGGACGAGGGACATGGGCTCGAGGTTATGAGTCGTTGTTGGCCTTAAATTATGGAGATGGCAATGACGGATATGGAGATGATAGCGGAGAAGACGATGTTGGGCCAGGTGGACTTCTTGGTACTGCTGACCTCCGTGATCAATTGGAAGCAGTTGAGTACCTGCTTTCAAGCTCTACTGCCACCAGCGATGGTTTTAAAGACAGTGGTCAGGGGTATTACAGCGAAGATCGCCCAAGAGGTAGTAGCAGCCGTGACCGTTCTAGATGGTTCTCACCGACTTCACAATCAAATAGAAGGTACTATAGCGATGATGATGACTATTATGATGATGACGAAGAATATGATGATAGCACCGACAAAAATGACAACGAagattactactattattactatagcaATGACGGAGATAATGGTGACTATGGTGATGATAACCGAGGAGATAATTTTTACAGGGACAACGATGGTAAGAGAAGTCGTAGAGACCGTAGAAGTGCTAGCGACACAAAAGCAAACACTGAGGCACTACGTTTGCCATACGTAGATGCAAGTAAAGTAGCGTTACTGGGCGGTGGACCAACATCGCCTTCAACACCACCATCAGTCTATGGTGGATATGCTGCTGCTCGGATGGCTTTATGGCAAACCATTTATGGTGGTGCGCCAATTGAGAAAAAAAGTGATGAATCTGGTGATAAAGGAAATAGAAAGGAGCCTGTGGCAATTCGCTCTTCGTTTAAGTGTGCTGTAACTATGGCACCTGTGTGTTCGTGGCGCCTATATG CTTCTGCATTTGCCGAACGTTACTATGGATATTACGGGGAAAATGATAGAGATAACTGGATGTCATATGACCGTTCAGACTTAATACCATTAACACCTTCATTGAACGAGTCATCGTTGTCACCATCTTCAACTGGAAAAGGAATAAACTTATTAGTGATGCATGGAACTGCAGATACTACAATACATCCACAGAACTCGATGATGCTAGTTCGAGGAGTCATgcaacaacagcagcaacaaTTTGTACCTACTGGACTTGTCAATAGTGTTGGACGccgaaataataattcaactgcATCTGGAGTACGATTCGCTGGGGGATTTCCTACACGCGTTGGAGCCATTAGGATATCACAACTAGTAATGCCAGACGCAGACTTAAGTAATTCAAGAATGGCAACAGACATAGAAAACGGTTATCCGATAGACAACCATCATCAACTACTTCACTCAATTTTCGGCCATATCACACAATATCTAGCCTCAGAGTGTTTTACCAGTGTAGGTGATGGAAACCGAGGCCGAGGCATTAGGACGCGTAACCGGCGCTTACGAAAACGGAGGAGAAGGAGATGGAGGACCAGTAATCGAGACCAAGAAAAAACAGAGGACCAGCAACAGCAGCAACGGGGGGAAGAACACCAACAACACCAGCAAAACCAGCGCAGTGACAAAAGTAATTCCGATACTAGCAATGGAAGCGGTGGGGGTGGTGATCGTAGTTCCGGTGGTAGATACCGTCGACACGATATTGACAGTAATCAGCCAAACTCAGAAAGCAGTATCAAGAATGACATGGTAGAAGTAAAAATTAAGGTTAATGGCGCTTatagtgataataaaataaaaaataccagtTGGCTTAACAGCTACATGGGAAATTTTACCATTcctaataacagtaataacagGAGTAACAATGTCAGTAAGAGGAGAGAACGAGATGACGACGATGAAGCAGAAGTCAATGAAGAAGATGACGAGGGCGAGGAAAGCGACGACGAATACTATGACGCAGAAGAGAATGGCGAAGAAGAAAGAGATGGTGAAGATGGAGATAATGACGACGATGA GTATCCTTGA